From Demequina capsici, one genomic window encodes:
- a CDS encoding phage tail protein, with amino-acid sequence MSIADQFADLSARVGQLGKRVPRYQYGFVTQTSPLQVQLEDRPDPVYIADSLVPGIGIGARVEVRQIGSRYDIVHAPSATSPVATPSGVIAMTASAAAPSGWMLCQGQAVSRATYADLFTAIGTTYGAGDGSTTFNLPNLKGRVPVGADSSDTTFDALGETGGEKSHTLTATEMPSHTHVQNSHGHTLTDPGHNHTQNSHNHTQNSHNHTQDSHRHVGLDTGGTTLGWLSSAVGAGSGAATVRPNPEAAVNTAYTTATNQATTATNQATTATNNSASTGVTLASATAVNQSTGGGASHNNLQPFMVVNYIIKS; translated from the coding sequence GTGAGCATCGCCGACCAGTTCGCTGACCTTTCGGCTCGCGTCGGCCAACTCGGCAAGCGCGTCCCGCGCTACCAGTACGGGTTCGTCACCCAGACCTCACCATTGCAGGTGCAGCTCGAGGACAGGCCCGACCCGGTCTACATCGCGGACAGCCTCGTGCCAGGCATCGGCATTGGCGCTCGCGTCGAGGTGCGGCAGATCGGGTCGCGGTACGACATCGTGCATGCACCCAGCGCCACATCTCCAGTGGCGACGCCATCGGGCGTCATCGCGATGACAGCCAGCGCGGCGGCGCCGAGTGGATGGATGCTGTGTCAGGGCCAAGCGGTCTCGCGGGCAACCTACGCAGACCTGTTCACGGCGATCGGGACGACGTATGGAGCTGGGGACGGCTCGACTACGTTCAACCTGCCGAATCTGAAGGGGCGCGTTCCAGTTGGCGCGGACTCGTCGGACACGACTTTCGATGCTCTGGGAGAGACCGGTGGCGAGAAGAGCCACACGCTCACTGCTACGGAGATGCCGAGCCATACGCACGTGCAGAACTCCCACGGTCATACCCTGACTGATCCCGGTCACAACCACACGCAGAACAGTCACAACCACACGCAGAACAGTCACAACCACACCCAGGACTCGCACCGTCACGTCGGGCTCGACACGGGTGGAACAACGCTGGGGTGGCTGAGCAGTGCAGTTGGTGCGGGAAGCGGCGCGGCGACCGTTCGCCCCAATCCCGAGGCGGCCGTGAACACCGCCTACACCACGGCGACCAACCAGGCGACCACGGCGACAAATCAGGCGACCACGGCGACGAACAACAGCGCCAGCACCGGCGTGACCCTGGCGTCCGCGACAGCGGTGAACCAGAGCACCGGCGGCGGCGCTTCGCACAACAACCTGCAGCCATTCATGGTCGTCAACTACATCATCAAGAGCTAG
- a CDS encoding D-alanyl-D-alanine carboxypeptidase family protein: MTVFVDLSTPGRLAAEHAAGYERTLRALNAAGIDTPGTTSPNHAFRSDAEQEVLFRANYTQDTTEPLFHYASGKTDARSWAGHGTWYRRKGKVAVAPPGTSNHRLGDTVDWQDLGDQGSDRWNKAAAVLTDNGWDHTEGARIGESWHWTRITANDKHRNDTLEDTSMMLIRNTSGGKVWLVTDDAMEHVPDARTLAEYEKALGRAATDHPSWFVEGHQKMQERVRSSKAVQAAAAQAAAGYAVDSDALATAVIAQLPASAKPLTAAEVTAALKSVLSGASLTVK, translated from the coding sequence GTGACCGTCTTCGTCGACCTGTCGACACCTGGGCGTCTGGCCGCCGAGCATGCTGCCGGCTACGAGCGGACGCTGCGGGCCCTGAACGCCGCGGGGATCGACACCCCGGGCACCACGAGCCCGAACCACGCCTTCCGCTCCGACGCCGAGCAGGAGGTCCTGTTCCGCGCGAACTACACGCAGGACACCACGGAGCCGCTGTTCCACTACGCGTCGGGCAAGACCGACGCCCGCTCGTGGGCCGGGCACGGCACCTGGTACCGCCGCAAGGGCAAGGTCGCGGTCGCGCCCCCCGGCACGTCGAACCACCGGCTGGGCGACACCGTCGACTGGCAGGACCTCGGCGACCAGGGATCGGACCGGTGGAACAAGGCCGCGGCGGTCCTGACCGACAACGGCTGGGACCACACCGAGGGCGCCCGGATCGGCGAGTCCTGGCACTGGACCCGCATCACCGCCAACGACAAGCACCGCAACGACACCCTGGAGGACACCAGCATGATGCTCATCCGCAACACCTCGGGAGGAAAGGTCTGGCTCGTCACCGACGACGCCATGGAGCACGTCCCCGACGCCCGCACCCTCGCCGAGTACGAGAAGGCGCTCGGCCGTGCCGCCACCGACCACCCGTCGTGGTTCGTCGAGGGCCACCAGAAGATGCAGGAGCGCGTGCGCAGCTCCAAGGCCGTCCAGGCCGCAGCCGCGCAGGCCGCCGCCGGCTACGCCGTCGACAGCGACGCGCTCGCCACCGCGGTCATTGCACAGCTGCCCGCCAGTGCGAAGCCGCTCACCGCCGCCGAGGTCACGGCGGCCCTCAAGTCGGTCCTGTCCGGCGCCAGCCTCACCGTCAAGTAG
- a CDS encoding Panacea domain-containing protein — protein sequence MAEALSVDDVAAFIVRSQHSVDRMKLQKLLYYAQSWHLAVFDRPLFDETFEAWGGGPVINSVYQASKAKPTYDITSWDGDPEAVSGQAAALLRAVMAEYASQSAGKLSSRTHNEEPWLVARHGLPDGARSRSKIAAQSMAEFTRRSCTLGGQYAADIAAGGVIGGDFAPDVDDTEPLHDPYARDVVSTLEVGHADVMRRPRRVVPTSVG from the coding sequence ATGGCTGAAGCATTGAGCGTTGATGACGTTGCTGCGTTCATTGTGCGCAGCCAGCACTCTGTCGACCGCATGAAGCTCCAGAAGTTGCTCTACTACGCGCAGTCGTGGCATCTTGCCGTGTTCGATCGACCGTTGTTCGATGAGACGTTTGAGGCATGGGGCGGCGGCCCTGTTATCAACAGCGTGTATCAGGCGTCCAAGGCGAAGCCGACCTACGACATCACCTCGTGGGATGGCGACCCGGAGGCTGTGTCGGGCCAGGCGGCCGCGCTTCTCAGAGCGGTCATGGCCGAGTACGCGAGCCAGTCGGCCGGCAAGCTTTCGAGCCGCACGCATAATGAAGAGCCGTGGCTCGTAGCGCGTCACGGTCTGCCCGATGGTGCGCGTAGCCGTAGCAAGATCGCGGCGCAGTCCATGGCAGAGTTCACTCGACGTTCCTGCACGCTTGGTGGACAGTACGCGGCGGACATTGCGGCTGGTGGGGTGATCGGCGGCGACTTCGCGCCTGATGTTGACGACACTGAGCCGCTGCATGATCCGTATGCGCGCGACGTAGTATCCACTCTCGAAGTTGGCCACGCGGACGTCATGCGTCGACCGCGGCGAGTCGTGCCCACGAGCGTTGGGTAG
- a CDS encoding PH domain-containing protein, whose amino-acid sequence MVETSNILAWTLRNEIPIPDDVSSQLVEGEEAVAAFSTFRDAAVFTTKRLIVRDAQGFTGKKVEIYSLPYRDIHMWSSENAGGILDRDGEIALWTRAGYIKVKLLKGIDVRRLDQLIAWAVLSTH is encoded by the coding sequence ATGGTAGAGACCTCGAACATCTTGGCGTGGACGTTGCGCAATGAGATTCCGATTCCGGATGACGTGTCGAGCCAGCTCGTTGAGGGTGAGGAGGCGGTTGCCGCGTTCTCGACTTTCCGCGATGCTGCGGTCTTCACCACCAAGCGACTGATCGTTCGGGATGCGCAGGGCTTCACAGGCAAGAAGGTCGAGATCTACTCGCTGCCATACCGCGACATCCACATGTGGTCATCGGAGAACGCTGGTGGCATCCTCGATCGGGATGGGGAGATCGCGCTCTGGACGAGGGCCGGCTACATCAAGGTGAAGTTGCTCAAGGGCATCGACGTGCGCCGTCTGGATCAGCTGATCGCGTGGGCTGTGCTCTCGACTCACTAG
- a CDS encoding tyrosine-type recombinase/integrase: protein MDSAQRGAWSDAIADWGVYMRASGYAETTIYTRTDHVKRVARGLKIDDPWAVTLELLIAWTGSQEWAIETRRSVRASLIGFYDWAVLAGHIEHSPAVSLPKIKARPATPRPCPTDQIRAALERAPERTRLMLRCAFEAGMRRAEISQIHTSDLTRGESGSSLLVHGKGAKLRDIPLNDSLAVALRAACLAGGGWAFPGDDHGHLSAQYVGKLMARALPAHWTAHTLRHAFGSDLLAGGTDLRTIQVLLGHSSVATTQTYTKVPDAAPRAAVNALRARHLGGAA from the coding sequence ATGGACAGCGCACAGAGGGGCGCTTGGTCCGATGCGATCGCTGACTGGGGTGTCTACATGCGCGCATCTGGCTACGCGGAGACGACGATCTACACACGCACCGATCACGTGAAGCGCGTGGCACGCGGCCTCAAGATCGACGACCCATGGGCCGTAACGCTCGAACTGCTCATCGCCTGGACGGGCAGCCAGGAATGGGCGATCGAGACCCGCCGCTCCGTGCGCGCCAGCCTCATCGGCTTCTACGACTGGGCCGTCCTCGCCGGTCACATCGAGCACTCGCCAGCCGTGAGCCTTCCCAAGATCAAGGCGCGACCTGCCACCCCACGACCATGCCCCACCGACCAGATCCGCGCCGCGCTCGAGCGCGCACCCGAACGCACGCGCCTGATGCTGCGCTGCGCCTTCGAAGCCGGCATGCGTCGCGCCGAGATCTCCCAGATCCACACGAGCGACCTCACCCGCGGCGAGAGCGGCTCAAGCCTGCTCGTACACGGCAAGGGCGCGAAGCTACGCGACATCCCTCTCAACGACTCCCTCGCCGTCGCCCTACGAGCCGCATGCCTCGCCGGTGGCGGCTGGGCCTTCCCCGGAGACGACCACGGCCACCTCTCCGCCCAGTACGTCGGCAAGCTCATGGCCCGCGCCCTGCCCGCCCACTGGACAGCCCACACACTGCGTCACGCATTCGGCAGCGACCTCCTCGCCGGCGGAACCGACCTGCGCACCATCCAGGTACTGCTCGGCCACTCCTCCGTCGCCACCACCCAGACCTACACCAAGGTCCCCGACGCCGCACCCCGCGCCGCCGTCAACGCCCTACGCGCCCGACACCTCGGCGGCGCCGCATGA
- a CDS encoding nucleoside hydrolase: MTRMPATDADHRIAADRRWTIGHAPWLTEAERSSRARVIIDNDFMGDPDDLYQLVHHLLSPSVHIPLIISSHLHVDEPWDPSEQQAAHGVLVVRDVLARMGIDGADDLVIAGAEHAMVDRRTPQDTPAARAIIAEALRDDPRPLYYCAGGGLTDLASALLLEPAIADRMTLIWIGGAEYPDLGLATPGGPAAEYNLSIDTESARCVFGDTRIPIWQVTRAAYRYALISLAELRVGVRPLGAVGSYLYGELAEVGRMVATFGMSIGETYDLGDQPLVLLTALQTAFEPDPASSNYVIRPTPDLDADGLYVPDPEGRPMRVYTDIDSRLAFEDLKAKLAELHAWQDGRLEAAAPAEPPAGLQE; the protein is encoded by the coding sequence ATGACGAGGATGCCGGCGACCGACGCCGACCACAGGATCGCTGCCGACCGTCGGTGGACCATCGGCCACGCGCCGTGGCTCACCGAGGCGGAGCGCTCGAGCCGTGCACGCGTGATCATCGACAACGACTTCATGGGCGACCCCGACGACCTCTACCAGCTGGTGCATCACCTGCTGTCGCCGAGCGTCCACATCCCGCTCATCATCTCCTCGCACCTGCACGTCGACGAACCGTGGGACCCGAGCGAGCAGCAGGCGGCGCACGGCGTGCTCGTCGTCCGCGACGTCCTCGCCCGCATGGGCATCGACGGTGCGGACGACCTCGTCATCGCAGGCGCGGAGCACGCGATGGTCGACCGCCGGACGCCGCAGGACACCCCCGCCGCGCGGGCGATCATCGCCGAGGCGCTGCGCGACGACCCGCGCCCTCTCTACTACTGCGCGGGCGGCGGCCTCACCGACCTCGCGTCCGCGCTCCTGCTGGAGCCCGCCATCGCCGACCGCATGACGCTCATCTGGATCGGAGGTGCCGAGTACCCTGACCTCGGCCTCGCGACTCCCGGCGGCCCTGCTGCGGAGTACAACCTGAGCATCGACACGGAGTCGGCGCGATGCGTCTTCGGTGACACGCGGATCCCGATCTGGCAGGTGACGAGAGCGGCCTACCGCTACGCCCTCATCTCGCTCGCAGAGCTCCGCGTCGGGGTGCGGCCCCTGGGCGCCGTGGGGTCCTACCTCTACGGAGAGCTCGCCGAGGTGGGCAGGATGGTCGCGACCTTCGGCATGAGCATCGGCGAGACGTACGACCTCGGCGACCAGCCGCTCGTCCTTCTCACAGCCTTGCAGACGGCGTTCGAGCCGGATCCCGCCTCCAGCAACTACGTGATCCGGCCCACCCCGGACCTCGACGCGGACGGGCTCTACGTGCCGGATCCGGAGGGCCGCCCCATGCGGGTCTACACAGACATCGACTCGCGGCTCGCCTTCGAGGACCTGAAGGCGAAGCTCGCCGAGCTGCACGCGTGGCAGGACGGAAGGCTCGAGGCTGCAGCGCCCGCCGAGCCGCCCGCAGGGCTGCAGGAGTGA
- a CDS encoding FGGY-family carbohydrate kinase codes for MSIVIALDEGTTNAKAVAIDGDGRVLAHASRGLGIRNTAPGWTEQDALEIREASVEVLARVLAQVPADEVIGLAISNQRESVVAWDPVTGTPAGPVLSWQDTRTADRCAALAQVHGDRVLDLTGLPLDPMFSAPKMAWLLEQAPDGTVVGTVDSWLVWCLTGGSRHVSEAGNASRTLLMDLATLDWHPELLGVFGIPREALPEIVASNGDLGSTACDGLPAGIPILALMADSHAALRGHGGGEPGVVKATYGTGSSVMQGTGAQLRRRPGVATTLAWLDDRPVYALEGNIRYSGSALDWTARLLGVADARSLGALAATVDDADGVVLVPAFGGLGAPHWDPTAVGTLTGLGAGSGPAQVARAAFDAVAHQVADVAEAMLAEGEALEAVRADGGATASELLMQTQADALGCEVVVVGEADVALRGVAAVAFAQRGIALPAAAASRTHRPSYSAQEREAARARWRAALDRSKA; via the coding sequence GTGAGCATCGTGATCGCCCTGGACGAGGGAACCACGAACGCGAAGGCGGTCGCGATCGACGGCGACGGGCGGGTCCTCGCGCATGCCTCACGCGGGTTGGGGATCCGCAACACCGCTCCGGGATGGACGGAGCAGGACGCCCTCGAGATCCGGGAGGCGTCGGTCGAGGTGCTGGCGCGCGTCCTCGCACAGGTCCCGGCCGACGAGGTGATCGGGCTCGCGATCAGCAACCAGCGGGAGTCGGTCGTCGCCTGGGATCCCGTGACGGGCACGCCTGCCGGACCGGTGCTCAGCTGGCAGGACACGAGGACGGCGGACCGCTGCGCGGCGCTCGCGCAGGTGCACGGCGACAGGGTGCTCGACCTCACGGGTCTCCCGCTGGACCCGATGTTCAGCGCTCCGAAGATGGCGTGGCTGCTCGAGCAGGCTCCTGACGGCACGGTGGTCGGCACCGTCGACTCGTGGCTCGTGTGGTGCCTGACCGGCGGCTCCCGTCATGTGAGCGAGGCGGGCAACGCGTCCCGGACGCTGCTGATGGACCTTGCGACGCTCGACTGGCACCCGGAGCTCCTGGGAGTCTTCGGCATCCCACGGGAGGCGCTGCCCGAGATCGTCGCGTCGAACGGCGATCTGGGCAGCACGGCGTGCGACGGGCTGCCTGCGGGGATCCCGATCCTTGCGTTGATGGCCGACTCGCACGCCGCGCTGCGCGGCCACGGTGGCGGCGAGCCGGGCGTGGTGAAGGCCACGTACGGCACCGGCTCCTCGGTGATGCAGGGCACGGGTGCGCAGCTGCGTCGTCGGCCGGGCGTGGCGACCACCCTCGCATGGCTCGACGACCGCCCGGTGTACGCCCTCGAGGGCAACATCCGCTACTCCGGCTCCGCGCTGGACTGGACGGCCAGGCTGCTGGGTGTCGCTGATGCTCGCAGCCTCGGCGCGCTCGCGGCCACGGTGGACGATGCGGACGGCGTGGTGCTCGTGCCTGCGTTCGGTGGTCTGGGGGCGCCGCACTGGGATCCGACGGCGGTCGGGACGCTGACCGGGCTCGGCGCCGGGTCGGGTCCTGCGCAGGTGGCGCGCGCGGCGTTCGACGCGGTCGCGCATCAGGTGGCGGATGTCGCTGAGGCGATGCTCGCCGAGGGCGAGGCGCTCGAGGCCGTGCGGGCGGACGGTGGCGCCACGGCCTCGGAGCTGCTCATGCAGACGCAGGCGGACGCGCTCGGCTGCGAGGTGGTCGTGGTGGGCGAGGCGGACGTGGCGCTCAGGGGCGTGGCGGCGGTCGCGTTCGCCCAGCGCGGCATCGCTCTGCCGGCCGCCGCGGCGTCGCGGACGCATCGTCCCTCGTACAGCGCTCAGGAGCGCGAGGCTGCGCGTGCGCGCTGGCGCGCCGCTCTCGATCGATCCAAGGCGTGA